In the genome of Pseudomonas putida, one region contains:
- a CDS encoding helix-turn-helix domain-containing protein, protein MTQPTPDTPITLTFSALQQWHAALQHAFAHSDTADALAHLGAALGQLVSVESMMISLECRGRAPRLLYQQGIPECHRDAVLNRYFAAGYLLDPFCLAVENGLAEGFYHLADIAPDNFFDSDYYKAYYLGTGCSEDSYFIADIAEDRKVSLSLFQGCSGTRLSAAQLDLLRAVEPMVRELLGRYARAHLLEAPQANEPGDLQAAFDSFGCQVLTDREREVAHMILRGHSVKSTAIELGISPETVRMHRKNLYLKLEINSQSELFARFIDWLRQG, encoded by the coding sequence ATGACCCAGCCTACCCCCGATACGCCCATCACCCTGACTTTCAGCGCCCTGCAGCAGTGGCATGCAGCCTTGCAGCACGCCTTCGCCCACAGCGACACGGCCGATGCCCTGGCCCATCTGGGCGCCGCGCTCGGCCAGCTGGTGTCGGTCGAATCGATGATGATCAGCTTGGAATGCCGGGGGCGGGCACCACGGTTGCTCTACCAGCAGGGCATCCCGGAATGCCACCGCGATGCAGTGCTTAATCGGTATTTCGCCGCAGGCTACCTGCTCGACCCGTTCTGCCTGGCGGTGGAAAACGGGTTGGCCGAGGGTTTCTATCATCTGGCCGACATCGCGCCGGACAACTTCTTCGACAGCGACTATTACAAAGCCTATTACCTGGGCACCGGTTGCAGCGAAGACAGCTACTTCATCGCCGACATCGCCGAGGACCGCAAAGTCTCCCTGAGCCTGTTCCAGGGCTGCAGCGGCACGCGCCTGAGCGCTGCGCAACTGGACCTGCTGCGGGCAGTGGAGCCGATGGTGCGCGAACTGCTGGGGCGCTATGCCCGTGCGCACCTGTTGGAAGCCCCTCAAGCTAACGAGCCCGGCGACCTGCAGGCGGCGTTCGACAGTTTCGGCTGCCAGGTGCTCACCGACCGGGAGCGCGAAGTGGCGCACATGATCCTGCGCGGGCACTCGGTCAAGTCCACGGCCATCGAGCTGGGGATCTCACCGGAAACAGTGCGCATGCACCGCAAGAACCTCTATCTCAAGCTTGAGATCAATTCCCAATCGGAGCTGTTCGCCCGTTTCATCGACTGGTTGCGCCAGGGCTGA
- a CDS encoding alpha/beta fold hydrolase encodes MMRLTPALLLAVSVFATQGHAQPQPIDQQRFASQKQQALLPNGTTLAYYEAGDPKGPALVLLHGFTDNARSWSLTLPYLDARYRIIAVDLRGHGRSSAPECCYALNDMAYDIRLLLDRLGIAKASLVGHSLGSILAQTLAEQYPERVDKVVLVSSTGSTTELSQEGSWLATQIAALKAPIDPDSPFMREWYANPLPVDADFIARERVESAAVPLQVWRGVLHALQVTEFGRDLPKLKAPVLILHGSQDSLFDANAQTALRQALPQARFHAFADAGHNLAWEHPQAAAEQINAFLASTAEETARVSPGATSR; translated from the coding sequence ATGATGCGCCTGACCCCTGCTCTGCTGCTGGCCGTGAGCGTGTTCGCCACCCAAGGCCATGCCCAGCCACAACCGATCGATCAACAACGCTTCGCCAGCCAAAAGCAGCAGGCCTTGCTGCCCAACGGCACCACCCTGGCCTACTACGAGGCCGGCGATCCGAAAGGCCCGGCCTTGGTGCTGCTGCATGGGTTCACCGACAATGCCCGCTCCTGGAGCTTGACCCTGCCTTACCTGGACGCGCGCTACCGGATCATCGCCGTCGACCTGCGTGGCCATGGCCGCAGCAGCGCGCCCGAATGCTGCTACGCCCTGAACGACATGGCCTATGACATCCGCCTGCTGCTCGACCGCTTGGGCATCGCCAAGGCCAGCCTGGTGGGGCACTCGCTGGGCAGCATCCTCGCCCAGACCTTGGCCGAGCAATACCCCGAGCGCGTCGACAAAGTGGTGCTGGTATCCAGTACCGGCTCCACCACCGAGTTGAGCCAGGAAGGCAGTTGGCTGGCCACCCAGATCGCCGCGCTCAAGGCACCGATCGACCCCGACTCGCCCTTCATGCGTGAGTGGTACGCCAACCCGCTGCCGGTCGATGCGGACTTCATCGCTCGGGAGCGGGTCGAAAGCGCTGCCGTGCCCTTGCAGGTCTGGCGTGGCGTGCTGCACGCCTTGCAGGTCACCGAATTCGGCCGTGACTTGCCCAAACTCAAGGCACCTGTGTTGATCCTGCATGGCAGCCAGGATTCGCTGTTCGACGCCAATGCCCAAACCGCGCTACGACAGGCCCTGCCTCAGGCCAGGTTCCACGCCTTCGCCGATGCCGGTCACAACCTGGCCTGGGAACACCCACAGGCCGCCGCCGAACAGATCAACGCCTTTCTCGCCAGCACCGCTGAAGAGACTGCGCGGGTCAGCCCTGGCGCAACCAGTCGATGA
- a CDS encoding serine hydrolase domain-containing protein, whose protein sequence is MSSHLYDPVDHDALRAAYLKVADPPSGPDPALEGIMEGLPPPADRRVGRHNWLAYPYSTWAFRNVSKLFPTEAIRREGATPAPSRHTPWPLEDLAFDSVCGLRVTLDMHLRASQTCGLLVIRNGAVVFERTYNGLQVGDRHAWFSVSQVLVGLIVEELIYRGALSHDTQVAQLIPDLAGTAYASASVGHLLDMAVGVDYREDYTDPTSHASHYTYASGLIRPADGQVCAQSLHSYLLSLRQNRAHGGFFQYVTANSEVLGWVAEVVTGLAFPRLVQRLWRSLGCEDDGLYITDAWGRGITGAGVCSTLADLGRVGLLLANKGRLDNRQVLPAKLFERILASAEPAYLRDNCDYSRWLPGGAYKSQFYVLDDRALMGSGIHGQYLYADTRTQTVVVKFSAAREAAGLLDIDTVRLLRLIADLQV, encoded by the coding sequence GTGTCTTCGCATCTCTATGACCCAGTCGATCACGACGCGCTACGCGCCGCCTACCTCAAGGTCGCCGACCCGCCCAGCGGGCCGGACCCTGCGCTTGAGGGCATCATGGAGGGCTTACCACCGCCTGCGGATAGACGCGTGGGGCGGCACAACTGGCTGGCCTATCCCTACAGCACCTGGGCGTTTCGCAATGTCAGCAAGTTGTTTCCCACTGAGGCGATCCGCCGCGAAGGCGCAACTCCCGCCCCCTCGCGCCATACCCCCTGGCCCCTGGAAGACCTGGCCTTCGACAGCGTCTGTGGCCTGAGGGTGACCTTGGACATGCACCTGCGAGCCAGCCAGACCTGTGGCCTGCTGGTGATCCGTAACGGTGCGGTGGTCTTCGAACGCACCTACAACGGCCTGCAGGTGGGCGATCGCCATGCCTGGTTCTCGGTGAGCCAGGTGCTGGTCGGGCTGATCGTCGAGGAGCTGATCTACCGCGGCGCCCTGAGCCACGACACCCAGGTGGCGCAGCTGATTCCCGACCTGGCTGGCACCGCCTACGCCAGTGCCAGCGTTGGCCATTTGCTGGACATGGCGGTGGGCGTCGACTACCGCGAGGACTACACCGACCCGACCTCGCACGCTTCGCATTACACCTACGCCAGCGGGTTGATCCGCCCAGCTGACGGGCAGGTGTGCGCGCAGTCACTGCACAGCTACCTGCTGTCGCTGCGTCAGAACCGCGCCCACGGTGGATTCTTCCAGTACGTGACGGCCAACAGCGAGGTGCTGGGCTGGGTCGCCGAGGTGGTCACGGGGCTTGCGTTTCCACGGCTGGTGCAGCGGCTATGGCGCAGCCTGGGGTGCGAGGATGACGGCTTGTACATCACCGATGCCTGGGGGCGGGGCATTACCGGAGCAGGGGTGTGTTCCACCCTGGCGGACCTGGGGCGCGTCGGCTTGCTGCTGGCGAACAAGGGGCGGTTGGACAATCGCCAGGTCCTGCCGGCGAAGCTCTTCGAGCGGATCCTGGCCAGCGCCGAGCCTGCGTACCTGCGCGACAATTGCGATTACAGCCGCTGGCTGCCGGGCGGTGCCTACAAGAGCCAGTTCTACGTGCTGGACGACCGCGCCCTGATGGGCAGCGGCATCCACGGCCAGTACCTGTATGCCGATACCCGCACGCAAACGGTAGTCGTCAAGTTCTCCGCGGCCCGGGAGGCGGCAGGGCTGCTGGACATCGACACGGTGAGGCTGCTGCGGCTGATCGCCGACCTGCAGGTCTGA
- a CDS encoding aldehyde dehydrogenase family protein: MSEISSLTHAISVDPHSGERIGHYAFDTDAALEAALQRAKQGFGRWRQVSLGQRSEYLLALAGALQANHEAFAQMITREIGKPITQARGEVSKCIGLCQWYAEHGPAMLAPEPTQIEKARIEYRPMGPILAVMPWNFPIWQVLRGAVPALLAGNTYVLKHAPNVMGSAYLLLETFKQAGLPEGVFEVINVTPEGVTRAINDPRIAAVTLTGSVRAGMAIGAQAGAALKKCVLELGGSDPFIVLADADLDAAVKAAVIGRYQNTGQVCAAAKRMIVEQGVVEAFTRKFVEATRELKVGNPLHDDTYIGPMARFDLRDELDGQVQATLAEGATLLLGGNKAEGVGNYYEPTVFGDVTPEMTAFKQELFGPIAAIITARDADHAVELANDSEFGLASTIYTADLALAERMTAALDTGGVFINGYCASDPRVAFGGVKKSGFGRELSHFGVREFCNVQTVWLDRN, translated from the coding sequence ATGAGCGAGATCAGCAGCCTGACCCATGCCATTTCCGTCGACCCGCACAGCGGTGAACGGATCGGCCATTACGCCTTCGACACCGACGCCGCACTGGAAGCGGCGCTGCAACGCGCCAAGCAAGGCTTTGGCCGGTGGCGCCAGGTGTCGCTGGGTCAGCGCAGTGAATACCTGCTCGCCCTGGCAGGCGCCCTGCAAGCCAATCACGAAGCCTTCGCCCAGATGATCACCCGCGAGATCGGCAAGCCGATCACCCAGGCCCGTGGTGAAGTGAGCAAGTGCATCGGCCTGTGCCAGTGGTACGCCGAACACGGTCCGGCCATGCTTGCGCCGGAGCCGACCCAGATCGAGAAAGCCCGCATCGAGTACCGTCCGATGGGGCCGATCCTGGCCGTGATGCCGTGGAACTTCCCGATCTGGCAGGTCCTGCGTGGCGCCGTGCCCGCGCTGCTGGCCGGCAACACCTATGTCCTCAAGCATGCCCCGAACGTGATGGGCAGCGCTTACCTGCTGCTCGAAACCTTCAAGCAGGCCGGGCTGCCCGAAGGCGTGTTCGAAGTGATCAACGTCACTCCAGAGGGCGTCACCCGGGCCATCAATGACCCACGCATCGCCGCCGTCACACTCACCGGCAGCGTACGGGCCGGCATGGCCATCGGTGCCCAGGCCGGCGCGGCGCTGAAAAAATGCGTGCTGGAACTGGGCGGCTCGGACCCATTCATCGTCCTGGCCGACGCCGACCTGGACGCGGCGGTCAAGGCTGCCGTCATCGGCCGTTACCAGAACACCGGGCAGGTCTGCGCCGCCGCCAAGCGCATGATCGTCGAGCAAGGCGTCGTCGAGGCATTCACCCGCAAGTTCGTCGAGGCGACCCGTGAACTGAAAGTGGGTAACCCGCTGCACGACGATACCTACATCGGCCCCATGGCCCGCTTCGACCTGCGCGATGAGCTCGACGGCCAAGTCCAGGCGACCCTGGCCGAAGGCGCCACCCTGCTGCTCGGCGGCAACAAGGCCGAAGGCGTGGGCAACTACTACGAGCCCACCGTGTTCGGCGATGTCACCCCCGAGATGACCGCTTTCAAGCAAGAGCTGTTCGGCCCAATTGCTGCGATCATCACCGCCCGCGATGCCGACCATGCAGTGGAACTGGCCAACGACAGCGAATTCGGCCTGGCCTCGACCATCTACACCGCCGACCTCGCCCTGGCCGAGCGCATGACCGCCGCCCTGGACACCGGTGGCGTGTTCATCAACGGCTACTGCGCCTCCGACCCACGCGTGGCCTTCGGCGGTGTGAAGAAGAGCGGTTTCGGTCGTGAACTGTCGCACTTTGGTGTGCGCGAGTTCTGCAACGTGCAGACCGTCTGGCTGGATCGCAACTGA
- the ptrR gene encoding putrescine utilization regulator PtrR, with translation MDLVQLEIFKAVAEHGSISAAAQQIHRVPSNLTTRIKQLEEDLGVELFIREKSRLRLSPAGWNFLEYTRRILDLVHEARLTVAGEDPQGTFALGSLESTAAVRIPGLLAAYNQRFPKVDLDLSTGPSGTMLEGVLSGRLVAAFVDGPVLHPTLEGMPVFEEEMVIIAPLNHAPVSRARDVNGESIYAFRANCSYRHHFENWFVQDQAVPGKIHEMESYHGMLACVSAGAGLALMPRSMLDSMPGCSTVSVWPLSEDFRYLKTWLVWRRGTVSRSLSMFVKLLEERRTA, from the coding sequence GTGGACCTGGTGCAACTGGAAATCTTCAAGGCCGTGGCCGAGCACGGCAGCATCAGTGCTGCGGCGCAGCAGATCCATCGCGTTCCGTCCAACCTGACCACGCGTATCAAGCAACTGGAAGAGGACTTGGGCGTCGAGCTGTTCATCCGGGAAAAAAGCCGGCTGCGGCTGTCGCCGGCGGGTTGGAACTTTCTCGAGTACACCCGGCGTATCCTCGATCTGGTGCACGAGGCGCGTTTGACCGTGGCCGGCGAGGATCCCCAGGGCACCTTTGCCCTGGGATCGCTGGAAAGCACGGCGGCGGTGCGCATTCCCGGGCTGCTGGCGGCCTACAACCAGCGTTTTCCCAAGGTCGACCTGGACCTGTCCACCGGCCCGTCGGGCACCATGCTCGAAGGGGTGCTGTCCGGGCGCCTGGTGGCGGCGTTCGTCGACGGTCCGGTGCTGCATCCCACCCTTGAAGGCATGCCGGTATTCGAGGAGGAAATGGTCATCATCGCGCCGCTCAATCATGCTCCGGTGAGCCGTGCCCGCGATGTGAACGGGGAGAGCATCTATGCCTTCCGGGCCAACTGCTCCTATCGCCATCATTTCGAAAACTGGTTTGTCCAGGACCAGGCGGTGCCGGGCAAGATCCATGAGATGGAGTCCTACCACGGCATGCTGGCCTGCGTAAGCGCCGGTGCCGGCCTGGCCTTGATGCCACGCAGCATGCTCGACAGCATGCCAGGCTGCAGCACGGTGAGCGTCTGGCCGTTGTCGGAGGATTTTCGCTACCTCAAGACCTGGCTGGTGTGGCGCCGGGGCACGGTCTCGCGCAGCCTGAGCATGTTCGTCAAGCTGCTGGAGGAGCGGCGCACGGCCTGA
- a CDS encoding phytanoyl-CoA dioxygenase family protein gives MNLETQLKSLDECGYVLIPGVLEPLRVALLRCAIDELQPLHWDYQGLLEHYKCVFNRNPLWLSFLDLPPLIDLAEAVLGHDCHVIGQTAWRSHPGYPGMGLHLDYLPLELPDWIRARKDYCQPVQILTAQLYLCDVDESVGPTRIVPGSHFAGRPPQEGEDSWLGQGAREIRCHAGDALVFRSDLWHGGGANHSAGDTRDMLQVHYGRRMVAQKFSPYLTWHFNPDVLEEATPRQRRLLGEHEESVYD, from the coding sequence ATGAACCTGGAAACTCAGTTGAAATCGCTGGATGAATGCGGCTACGTACTGATTCCAGGCGTTCTGGAGCCACTGCGCGTTGCCCTGCTGCGCTGCGCCATCGACGAGTTGCAGCCGCTTCATTGGGATTACCAAGGGCTGTTGGAACACTACAAATGTGTGTTCAACCGCAATCCGCTGTGGTTGTCGTTCCTGGACCTTCCGCCATTGATCGATCTGGCCGAGGCCGTCCTGGGGCACGACTGCCACGTGATCGGCCAGACAGCCTGGCGCAGCCATCCCGGCTACCCCGGAATGGGGCTGCACCTGGATTACCTGCCGCTGGAGTTGCCGGACTGGATCCGCGCCCGCAAGGACTACTGCCAGCCGGTCCAGATACTCACAGCGCAGTTGTATCTGTGCGATGTCGATGAGTCCGTTGGCCCGACGCGCATCGTGCCAGGTAGCCACTTCGCCGGCCGCCCGCCTCAGGAGGGCGAGGACAGCTGGCTGGGGCAGGGCGCCAGGGAGATACGCTGCCATGCCGGTGATGCGCTGGTGTTTCGCAGTGACCTGTGGCACGGCGGTGGTGCCAATCACAGTGCAGGGGATACGCGCGACATGCTGCAAGTGCACTATGGCCGGCGTATGGTCGCGCAGAAGTTCTCGCCCTATTTGACCTGGCACTTCAACCCTGACGTGCTGGAAGAGGCGACGCCCCGGCAGCGGCGTTTGTTGGGTGAGCACGAGGAGTCGGTGTATGACTGA
- a CDS encoding acyloxyacyl hydrolase, whose protein sequence is MAQAAQVSGAVGATGQGDMTYRIGLSFDWDKKWFESNTGHLTGYWDAAYTYWEGGEASGAHSLSFSPVFVYEFSGFTYTPFIEAGIGLAAFSKTDVGDQRLGSSVNFEDRIGFGLKLPAEQKIGVRAMHYSNAGLKQPNDGIESYSLYYSKGF, encoded by the coding sequence ATGGCCCAGGCCGCACAAGTGTCCGGCGCCGTTGGCGCCACCGGCCAAGGCGACATGACCTACCGTATCGGCCTGTCGTTCGACTGGGACAAGAAGTGGTTCGAAAGCAACACCGGCCACCTGACCGGTTACTGGGATGCGGCCTACACCTATTGGGAAGGCGGCGAAGCCAGCGGGGCGCACTCGCTGTCGTTCAGCCCGGTATTCGTCTATGAGTTCAGCGGTTTTACCTATACGCCGTTCATTGAAGCCGGTATTGGTCTTGCAGCCTTCTCCAAGACCGATGTGGGTGATCAGCGCCTGGGCTCTTCGGTCAACTTCGAAGACCGCATCGGCTTTGGTCTGAAGTTGCCAGCCGAACAGAAGATCGGCGTGCGTGCGATGCACTATTCCAACGCCGGCCTCAAGCAGCCTAACGACGGCATCGAGTCCTACTCGCTGTACTACAGCAAGGGCTTCTGA
- a CDS encoding universal stress protein, with protein MSQFKRLFVMLGPQMRHTPALQRAAALAESSGALLDINVFVDDIDTFGLMSDSRERERLLEHNRQWLADEVEQLRNAGLDVSTELLLTRDPLGSVLEQVERLGCDLLIKDVQHEPVLKRLLVTPLDWQLLKDSPVAVHLVSDIRLPLPRQIAAAVDLNCHGAGEHLDEQVIHCAHALALQCNAELHLLHVCDAAKTHIADFGAGTVTMPGFDGSVRTAQRAAFNRLGDHHQIDLERRHFLEGPAIRAIAQFVSHSRADVIVMGSHRHDAMQTFLGGTTAHVVEHPLCNVLAIKAVR; from the coding sequence ATGAGCCAGTTCAAGCGATTGTTCGTGATGCTCGGCCCCCAGATGCGCCATACACCTGCCCTGCAACGGGCCGCGGCGCTGGCCGAATCCAGCGGAGCCCTGCTGGATATCAACGTGTTCGTTGACGATATCGACACCTTTGGTCTGATGAGCGACAGCCGCGAGCGTGAGCGGCTGCTTGAGCACAACCGTCAGTGGCTGGCCGATGAAGTCGAGCAGTTACGCAACGCCGGACTGGATGTGTCCACCGAGTTGCTGCTGACCCGCGACCCGCTGGGCAGCGTGCTGGAGCAGGTGGAGCGCCTGGGTTGCGACTTGCTGATCAAGGACGTGCAGCACGAACCCGTACTCAAACGCCTGTTGGTGACACCGCTGGACTGGCAGTTGCTCAAGGACAGCCCTGTGGCCGTGCACTTGGTCAGCGACATCCGCCTGCCCCTGCCCCGGCAGATCGCCGCGGCGGTCGATCTCAACTGCCATGGTGCCGGCGAGCACCTGGACGAACAGGTCATCCACTGCGCCCATGCCCTGGCCCTGCAATGCAACGCCGAGTTGCACCTGTTGCACGTCTGCGACGCGGCCAAGACCCATATCGCCGACTTCGGCGCCGGTACCGTGACCATGCCAGGCTTCGACGGCAGCGTACGCACGGCCCAACGCGCGGCGTTCAACCGCCTGGGCGATCATCATCAGATCGATCTTGAGCGTCGGCATTTTCTCGAAGGGCCGGCCATCCGCGCGATTGCCCAGTTCGTCAGCCACAGCCGGGCCGATGTGATCGTCATGGGCAGCCATCGTCACGATGCGATGCAGACCTTCCTCGGCGGCACCACCGCCCATGTGGTGGAGCATCCGCTGTGCAATGTGCTGGCGATCAAGGCGGTGCGCTGA
- the hisN gene encoding histidinol-phosphatase: protein MSLSVEQIGEFRAFAEQLADAAAAAIKPYFRASLDVEDKGGRLYDPVTVADKAAEEAMREQIQARYPAHGILGEEQGVATGSSPLTWVLDPIDGTRAFITGLPLWGTLIALNDGERPVVGVMNQPFTGERFVGTPEGAWRSGTPLKTRACADLASATLMCTTPDMFDTPERKAAFEAVAGKARLMRYGGDCYAYCMLASGFVDVIVEASLQPYDVQALMPIIEGAGGVITAWDGSSAQNGGCVVACGDPVLHAQVIEMLRHAM from the coding sequence ATGTCCCTGAGCGTTGAACAGATTGGCGAATTCCGCGCCTTCGCCGAGCAGTTGGCCGATGCCGCCGCTGCGGCGATCAAGCCGTATTTCCGTGCAAGCCTGGACGTCGAGGACAAGGGCGGGCGCTTGTACGACCCGGTGACCGTGGCCGACAAGGCCGCTGAAGAGGCCATGCGTGAGCAGATCCAGGCACGCTACCCGGCCCATGGCATTCTCGGGGAAGAGCAAGGCGTGGCCACAGGCAGCAGCCCGTTGACCTGGGTGTTGGACCCGATCGACGGTACCCGCGCGTTCATCACCGGCCTGCCGCTGTGGGGCACGCTGATCGCCCTGAACGACGGCGAACGCCCGGTGGTGGGGGTGATGAATCAGCCGTTCACCGGCGAGCGCTTCGTCGGCACCCCAGAGGGCGCCTGGCGCAGCGGCACGCCGCTCAAGACCCGCGCCTGCGCCGATCTGGCTTCGGCAACCTTGATGTGCACCACCCCGGACATGTTCGACACCCCTGAGCGCAAGGCGGCCTTCGAGGCGGTGGCCGGCAAGGCGCGGCTGATGCGTTATGGCGGCGACTGCTATGCCTACTGCATGCTGGCCTCGGGCTTTGTCGATGTGATCGTCGAAGCGAGCCTGCAGCCGTATGACGTACAGGCGCTGATGCCGATCATCGAAGGCGCAGGCGGTGTGATCACGGCCTGGGACGGCAGCTCGGCGCAGAATGGCGGCTGTGTGGTGGCCTGTGGCGATCCGGTGCTGCATGCGCAGGTGATCGAAATGCTGCGCCACGCGATGTGA
- a CDS encoding helix-turn-helix transcriptional regulator, producing the protein MESRLLSERSSVFHRADPYVVSDYVNRHVGQHCIGLSRTTHPQSSLSHRKMAELDLCRISYGGSVRVTSPALETIFHLQILLNGNCLWRGHQREHYLVPGELLLINPDEPVDLTYSEDCEKFILKVPTHLLDSICDEQRWQRPSGGVRFLRNHYRLEELDGFVNLLSMVCHEAEVSDSLPRVQGHYSQIVASKLLTLMSTNVQREPLGAAGASLERILEHIDRHLKLELTAEGLAEQACMSVRSLYALFDRHLGTTPKQYIRQRKLEQVHACLRDASCSVRNVTELAMDYGFLHLGRFSEHYRQRFGELPSETLKRRN; encoded by the coding sequence ATGGAAAGCCGCCTGTTGAGCGAGCGCAGCAGCGTGTTTCATCGCGCCGACCCTTATGTCGTGTCCGACTACGTCAACCGGCACGTGGGCCAGCATTGCATCGGCCTGTCCCGTACCACCCATCCTCAATCCAGCCTCAGCCACCGCAAGATGGCCGAGCTCGACCTGTGCCGCATCAGCTACGGCGGCAGCGTGCGGGTCACATCGCCTGCGCTGGAGACCATCTTTCACCTGCAGATCCTGCTCAACGGCAACTGCCTGTGGCGGGGGCATCAGCGCGAGCATTACCTGGTGCCGGGCGAGCTGCTGCTGATCAACCCGGATGAGCCGGTGGACCTGACCTATTCGGAGGACTGCGAGAAGTTCATCCTCAAAGTACCTACCCATCTGCTCGACTCGATCTGTGACGAGCAGCGCTGGCAGCGGCCCAGCGGCGGGGTGCGTTTCCTGCGCAATCATTACCGGCTGGAGGAGCTCGATGGCTTCGTCAACCTGCTGTCGATGGTGTGCCATGAGGCCGAGGTGAGCGATTCGCTGCCCAGGGTGCAGGGCCACTACAGCCAGATCGTCGCCAGCAAGCTATTGACGCTGATGAGCACCAATGTCCAGCGCGAACCCCTGGGCGCGGCGGGTGCGAGCCTGGAGCGCATCCTCGAACACATCGACCGCCACCTCAAGCTCGAACTCACCGCCGAAGGGCTGGCCGAGCAGGCCTGCATGAGCGTGCGCTCGCTGTATGCGTTGTTCGACCGCCACCTGGGCACCACGCCCAAGCAGTACATCCGTCAACGCAAGCTTGAGCAGGTCCATGCCTGCCTGCGCGATGCCAGCTGTTCGGTGCGCAATGTCACTGAGCTGGCGATGGACTATGGGTTCCTGCACCTGGGTCGGTTCTCCGAGCACTACCGGCAACGCTTCGGCGAGCTGCCGTCCGAGACCCTCAAGCGCCGCAACTGA